One stretch of Methyloversatilis sp. RAC08 DNA includes these proteins:
- a CDS encoding ABC transporter ATP-binding protein — MNNVVQIRNVSRSYMLGGQLVTALKNITLDIEDGVFIAIAGPSGSGKSTLLNLIGCIDTPTSGQILINGQDVSGQTPDQLAGLRARTIGFIFQTFNLLPVLTAYENVEYPLLQLPEVGKEERDRRVRYFLDVVGLGKKMNNRPNELSGGQRQRVAIARALAVQPTIVLADEPTANLDRKTGDAILELMREINRTLKTTFIFSTHDKRVMSMADRLVRIEDGELTALGVQKSPGEWSYVKPPKPAANKAA, encoded by the coding sequence ATGAATAACGTCGTCCAGATCCGGAACGTGAGCCGCAGTTACATGCTGGGCGGCCAGCTGGTGACCGCTTTGAAGAATATCACGCTCGATATTGAGGACGGCGTCTTCATCGCCATCGCCGGCCCGTCCGGCAGCGGCAAGTCGACCCTGCTCAATCTGATCGGTTGCATCGATACACCGACCAGCGGGCAGATACTGATAAACGGTCAGGATGTGTCCGGGCAGACGCCGGATCAGCTGGCCGGTCTGCGCGCACGCACCATCGGTTTCATCTTTCAGACCTTCAATCTGCTGCCGGTTCTGACCGCCTACGAAAACGTCGAGTATCCGCTGCTTCAGCTGCCGGAAGTCGGCAAGGAAGAACGTGACCGTCGCGTCCGCTATTTTCTGGACGTGGTCGGACTGGGCAAAAAAATGAATAATCGGCCGAACGAACTGTCCGGCGGCCAGCGCCAGCGCGTGGCGATCGCCCGTGCGCTGGCCGTGCAGCCCACCATCGTGCTGGCAGACGAACCCACCGCGAACCTTGATCGCAAGACGGGTGACGCCATTCTTGAATTGATGCGTGAGATCAACCGTACCTTGAAGACAACCTTCATTTTTTCCACGCACGACAAGCGCGTCATGTCGATGGCCGACCGTCTGGTTCGCATCGAGGACGGCGAATTGACCGCACTGGGCGTACAGAAATCGCCGGGTGAGTGGTCTTATGTGAAGCCGCCGAAGCCGGCTGCCAACAAGGCGGCGTGA
- a CDS encoding glycosyltransferase encodes MMTARRRVLFVAEAVSLAHVARPVVLAQALAPECDVSIASAGAFDLCLRGTGLSRIGLDSIPPALFLERLAEGAPLYTQAELARYIEQDVDLLQREKPDVVVGDFRLSLSVSARVAGIPYMALCNAHWSPWSVHRRFPLPDITLTRLLGPALATPIFRMAQPIAFRLHARPLNALRRKHGLSTFSDVRYAYTDGDFTLYADTPSLVPVSADCPLNHHFIGPIVWSPDTPLPEWWTQIPVGPLAYVTLGSTGRVDLLPALFEVLEQQGVRCMTATAGRSNIAASSASCFVADYLPGAAAAARADFVICNGGSATVYQALSEGRPVIGLCSNMDQFLTMSRVQDAGAGICLRAGTVNSDELRAAVDRMVGEPGFRDAATRVRADFAGFNAGMRLHDLIRAHIRV; translated from the coding sequence ATGATGACGGCGCGCCGCCGCGTGCTGTTCGTGGCGGAAGCGGTGTCGCTGGCGCACGTCGCCCGCCCGGTCGTGCTCGCTCAGGCGCTCGCGCCAGAATGTGACGTCAGTATTGCGTCGGCCGGGGCTTTCGACCTGTGCCTGCGCGGTACGGGTCTGTCGCGCATCGGCCTCGACAGCATTCCGCCCGCGCTTTTCCTCGAGCGTCTTGCCGAAGGTGCGCCGTTGTACACCCAGGCCGAACTCGCGCGCTACATCGAGCAGGATGTCGATCTGCTCCAGCGCGAAAAGCCCGATGTCGTGGTCGGCGACTTCCGGCTGTCGCTCAGTGTGTCGGCGCGGGTGGCGGGCATTCCTTACATGGCGTTGTGCAATGCGCACTGGAGTCCGTGGTCTGTGCATCGGCGCTTTCCTCTGCCCGACATCACGCTCACCCGCCTGCTCGGCCCGGCCCTGGCCACACCCATTTTCCGGATGGCGCAGCCCATCGCGTTCCGCCTGCATGCCCGACCGCTCAATGCACTGCGGCGCAAACATGGCTTGTCGACCTTTTCCGATGTCCGATACGCCTATACCGATGGCGATTTCACGCTGTATGCCGACACGCCCTCCCTGGTGCCGGTCAGCGCAGACTGCCCGTTGAATCATCACTTCATCGGCCCCATCGTCTGGTCACCGGATACGCCGTTGCCCGAGTGGTGGACGCAGATTCCCGTTGGGCCGCTGGCTTATGTGACCCTGGGGTCGACCGGACGTGTTGACCTCCTGCCGGCACTGTTCGAAGTGCTGGAGCAGCAGGGCGTCCGGTGCATGACCGCCACGGCCGGGCGCTCGAACATCGCCGCCAGCAGTGCATCATGCTTCGTCGCGGACTATCTGCCCGGTGCTGCGGCGGCCGCGCGCGCGGATTTCGTCATCTGCAATGGTGGCAGTGCGACCGTCTATCAGGCGCTATCGGAAGGTCGGCCGGTGATCGGGCTGTGCTCGAACATGGACCAGTTCCTCACCATGTCGCGGGTGCAGGATGCGGGAGCCGGCATCTGTCTTCGTGCAGGGACGGTGAACAGTGATGAGTTGCGGGCCGCCGTTGATCGCATGGTCGGCGAACCGGGCTTCAGGGATGCAGCTACGCGCGTACGCGCCGATTTCGCCGGTTTCAATGCAGGCATGCGATTGCACGACCTGATCAGGGCACATATCAGGGTCTGA
- a CDS encoding CDP-alcohol phosphatidyltransferase family protein gives MAAGLDDARPRNAVPPMWVDLLAGGALLAILAATFTHAFDQPPRVGFAVVFVYIAMATLLLRHWPDRRRPLGAANRVTLFRALLVALLAGTLSSPDALAAQATPFAVLALAALLLDGVDGWVARRFDSASDFGARFDMELDAFLIAVLCLAPVLLGKVGPWVLAIGAMRYVFVAAMPVWRWLDQPLPDSLRRKAVCVAQVACLLVCLLPVVDARSTAALLGFALLALAASFFIDIRWLYRRRMHTDFRRISDANREGFP, from the coding sequence GTGGCAGCAGGACTGGACGATGCGCGACCGCGGAACGCGGTGCCGCCGATGTGGGTGGATCTGCTGGCGGGCGGGGCGTTGCTCGCCATTCTGGCAGCCACCTTCACGCATGCATTCGATCAGCCGCCGCGGGTCGGCTTTGCCGTTGTGTTTGTATATATTGCGATGGCTACGCTGCTGCTGCGCCACTGGCCGGACAGGCGTCGGCCGTTGGGCGCGGCGAACCGCGTGACGCTGTTTCGCGCGCTGCTGGTGGCATTGCTGGCCGGCACGCTGTCGAGCCCGGATGCGCTGGCAGCGCAGGCGACGCCATTCGCTGTGCTGGCGCTCGCTGCGTTGCTGCTCGACGGGGTCGATGGCTGGGTCGCGCGCCGCTTCGATTCGGCCAGCGATTTCGGTGCGCGCTTCGACATGGAACTCGACGCCTTCCTGATCGCAGTGTTGTGCCTGGCGCCGGTGCTGCTCGGCAAGGTCGGGCCCTGGGTGTTGGCGATCGGCGCGATGCGCTACGTGTTCGTCGCCGCGATGCCGGTCTGGCGCTGGCTCGACCAGCCGCTGCCGGACAGCCTGCGGCGCAAGGCAGTGTGCGTCGCGCAGGTGGCCTGCCTGCTGGTGTGCCTGCTGCCGGTGGTCGATGCGCGCAGCACCGCCGCACTGCTGGGGTTCGCGCTGCTGGCGCTCGCGGCATCGTTCTTCATCGACATCCGCTGGCTGTACCGCCGGCGGATGCACACTGATTTTCGTCGGATTTCCGACGCCAACCGGGAGGGCTTCCCATGA
- a CDS encoding PEP-CTERM sorting domain-containing protein has protein sequence MIKFSKLAIAAALAGGFSMAAQADPVSITTPNGVVSGITAFDWAPSPVLAQNGNQAFVDLANGINDGVAGARGNTFGNQFTVYSQGRLSAFLGGTGATAQLFNGSGSTANKYEITFELAYDEIVYLAIPDGGENLARFDLAATQTNNFFRIFVKDLDATAASNYAAGTGFNTGTLVFEGTIGAGGAGTTSTFTASTTLGVVGGDNDASNGTGPFQGTPSVTGSGATPEFDLLTVTPTVYDLNFWNVELTSFVITNISQNLPFQSVDASAVIVGQVPNIGLVNGGTVIINDRLVAAGPDILFQTDFNGVAQGIPEPGTLALAGLALGALSLARRRKA, from the coding sequence ATGATCAAATTTTCGAAGCTTGCAATAGCAGCAGCGCTCGCCGGTGGTTTTTCGATGGCGGCGCAAGCCGATCCCGTGTCGATCACTACCCCCAACGGCGTTGTCAGTGGTATCACGGCATTTGACTGGGCACCGTCGCCGGTTCTCGCCCAGAATGGCAATCAAGCGTTTGTCGATCTGGCAAACGGTATCAACGACGGTGTTGCCGGCGCTCGCGGGAATACATTCGGCAACCAATTCACGGTTTATTCGCAGGGTCGCCTGTCCGCCTTCCTCGGCGGCACTGGCGCAACGGCGCAATTGTTCAATGGCTCGGGCAGCACGGCCAACAAGTACGAAATCACCTTCGAGCTTGCTTACGACGAGATCGTTTACCTGGCGATCCCGGATGGTGGCGAGAACCTCGCACGGTTCGACCTGGCTGCGACCCAGACGAATAATTTCTTCCGTATTTTCGTGAAGGATCTGGACGCTACTGCAGCGTCCAACTACGCCGCCGGCACGGGTTTTAACACCGGTACGCTGGTGTTTGAAGGCACGATCGGAGCCGGAGGTGCAGGCACGACTTCGACCTTCACTGCCAGTACCACGCTGGGCGTGGTTGGTGGTGACAATGATGCCTCGAATGGTACCGGCCCGTTTCAGGGTACCCCGTCGGTTACCGGCTCAGGTGCGACTCCCGAATTTGATCTGCTGACGGTCACTCCGACTGTCTATGATCTTAATTTTTGGAACGTCGAGCTCACCTCGTTCGTGATCACGAACATCAGCCAGAATCTCCCGTTCCAGTCGGTGGATGCCTCTGCGGTGATCGTTGGACAGGTCCCGAATATCGGCTTGGTCAATGGCGGTACGGTTATTATTAACGACCGTTTGGTCGCTGCGGGTCCGGACATCCTGTTCCAGACTGACTTCAACGGGGTTGCTCAAGGCATTCCGGAACCCGGCACGCTGGCACTGGCTGGCCTCGCTCTGGGCGCTCTCAGCCTGGCACGTCGCCGCAAGGCCTGA
- a CDS encoding DUF1302 family protein, whose amino-acid sequence MKRNAVLSLLAVALLAAFAPAHAADPLDDLFLDAPAADTPAKSEAGNALPDLGEASAPATSGWKGFTQFELARTVAGESHWSKARWRNELGRSGSFGQGIKWKAFGRVDYDFAYGWEDDFYNANVRDDKRSEFQWREVFVDVPLGNMELRLGRQHIVWGEMVGLFFADVVSAKDTREFFNPEFDQLRIPQWAARAEYFMGNVHAEIVWIPYVSVDNIGRFGGDYYPVQPEISGLTAVYNDQVRPDRKLSNSNYGLRVSTLVKGWDLSAFYYRSLDVNPTFARQIVGPTAVYTPEHDWIHQYGSTLSKDFGRVLLRAEGVLTLDRRVPTSLPGADGLVKQNMVDYAVGLDFPLENEARFNVQYFERYHNDRPPELLASKRENGMSLLYHHKFGERVEGEVLWVQSLVRNDYMFRPKVIWRVQSNLRAMFGADLFGGNSNGFFGRYGESDRYYGEMRYSF is encoded by the coding sequence ATGAAGCGGAACGCGGTCCTATCGTTGCTGGCTGTCGCGCTGCTTGCTGCATTTGCGCCGGCGCACGCCGCAGATCCGCTGGATGACCTGTTCCTCGACGCGCCGGCTGCAGACACGCCGGCGAAGTCGGAAGCCGGCAATGCATTGCCTGATCTGGGCGAAGCGTCGGCGCCCGCGACCTCCGGCTGGAAGGGTTTCACGCAGTTTGAGCTGGCTCGCACGGTCGCCGGCGAAAGTCACTGGTCGAAGGCACGCTGGCGCAATGAACTGGGGCGTAGCGGCAGCTTCGGACAGGGCATCAAGTGGAAGGCTTTCGGGCGCGTCGATTACGACTTCGCCTATGGCTGGGAAGACGACTTCTATAACGCGAACGTGCGCGACGACAAGCGCAGCGAGTTCCAGTGGCGCGAAGTGTTCGTCGACGTGCCGCTCGGCAACATGGAGCTTCGGCTCGGCCGCCAGCACATCGTGTGGGGGGAAATGGTCGGTCTGTTCTTCGCCGACGTCGTATCCGCCAAGGACACCCGCGAGTTCTTCAACCCGGAATTCGACCAGTTGCGCATTCCACAGTGGGCCGCGCGCGCCGAGTATTTCATGGGCAACGTGCACGCCGAAATCGTGTGGATACCCTATGTCAGCGTCGACAACATCGGGCGTTTCGGCGGCGACTACTACCCTGTCCAGCCTGAGATCTCCGGGCTGACGGCGGTCTACAACGATCAGGTGCGACCGGATCGCAAGCTGAGCAATTCCAATTACGGCTTGCGCGTCAGCACGCTGGTCAAGGGCTGGGACCTTTCGGCCTTCTATTACCGCAGCCTCGACGTCAATCCGACCTTTGCCCGCCAGATCGTCGGTCCGACCGCGGTCTATACGCCGGAACATGACTGGATACATCAGTACGGCTCGACGCTGAGCAAGGATTTCGGCCGCGTACTGCTGCGTGCAGAAGGCGTGCTGACGCTGGACCGTCGCGTGCCGACGTCGCTGCCCGGCGCGGACGGTCTCGTCAAGCAGAACATGGTCGACTACGCGGTCGGCCTCGACTTCCCGCTCGAGAACGAAGCACGTTTCAACGTCCAGTACTTCGAGCGATATCACAACGATCGCCCACCGGAACTGCTGGCGTCCAAGCGCGAGAACGGCATGTCGCTGCTGTATCACCACAAGTTCGGCGAACGCGTGGAAGGCGAGGTGCTGTGGGTGCAGTCATTGGTGCGCAACGACTACATGTTCCGGCCGAAGGTCATCTGGCGCGTGCAGTCGAATCTGCGTGCCATGTTCGGCGCCGACCTGTTCGGCGGCAACTCGAACGGTTTCTTCGGTCGTTACGGAGAATCGGATCGCTACTACGGCGAAATGCGCTACTCATTCTGA
- a CDS encoding NAD-dependent epimerase/dehydratase family protein, which translates to MRVLITGGAGFIGSHTADALLACGHSVRALDILDPQIHGEDRQRPVYLAPEVELMVGDVCDAADVARALEGVDAVFHFASLTGVGQSMYDMAHYVRVNCLGTTTLIEGIVKGGHKLKRFLLSSSRAIYGEGAYRCAEHGVQFPGARARERLQAGRFAMPCPVCGADLEVIPTPENKLSEPFSVYAITKKQQEDYVRYAASTFGIPATILRYFNVFGSRQSLRNPYTGVVSIFYSRICAGQPISVYEGGLPVRDFVHVSDVVAANLLSLTQDVAPGAVFNVGAGVSSTIADIANALARAAGKPVSMEDKGEFRVGDIFGCVADLSISRAQLGYEPACTLDAGMAEFETWARTQASEDRYQQTVSELTRFGLFGRAGGA; encoded by the coding sequence ATGCGAGTACTGATTACGGGTGGCGCGGGTTTCATCGGCTCGCATACCGCCGATGCGCTTCTCGCATGCGGTCACAGCGTGCGTGCGCTCGACATCCTGGATCCGCAGATACACGGAGAGGACCGACAACGACCGGTCTACCTCGCGCCTGAAGTCGAGTTGATGGTCGGAGACGTGTGTGATGCAGCCGATGTCGCACGCGCACTGGAAGGCGTGGATGCCGTGTTTCACTTCGCGTCGCTGACCGGCGTCGGGCAGAGCATGTACGACATGGCCCACTATGTGCGCGTGAATTGCCTCGGCACGACGACCCTGATCGAGGGCATCGTGAAGGGCGGACACAAGCTCAAGCGCTTCCTGCTGTCATCGTCGCGGGCCATCTACGGCGAGGGCGCCTACCGGTGCGCCGAACATGGCGTGCAGTTTCCTGGCGCCCGTGCCCGGGAGCGTCTGCAGGCGGGCCGGTTCGCCATGCCCTGTCCGGTGTGCGGGGCTGACCTCGAAGTAATTCCGACGCCCGAAAACAAGCTGTCAGAGCCGTTTTCGGTCTACGCGATCACCAAGAAGCAGCAGGAAGATTATGTGCGGTACGCCGCATCGACCTTCGGTATACCGGCCACCATCCTGCGTTACTTCAATGTGTTCGGCTCACGCCAGTCCCTGCGCAATCCGTACACCGGCGTGGTGTCGATCTTTTACTCGCGCATCTGTGCCGGTCAGCCGATCTCGGTCTACGAAGGTGGCCTGCCAGTGCGCGACTTCGTGCATGTATCGGATGTGGTGGCTGCCAACCTGCTGTCGCTCACGCAGGACGTGGCGCCCGGCGCCGTCTTCAATGTGGGTGCGGGGGTTTCCAGCACCATCGCAGACATCGCGAACGCGCTCGCCCGCGCCGCCGGAAAGCCGGTGTCGATGGAAGACAAGGGCGAGTTCCGGGTGGGCGACATCTTCGGTTGCGTCGCAGATCTGAGCATCTCGCGCGCGCAGCTCGGCTATGAGCCGGCCTGCACACTCGATGCCGGCATGGCCGAATTCGAGACCTGGGCGCGTACGCAGGCGTCCGAAGATCGTTATCAACAGACAGTTTCCGAGCTGACCCGTTTCGGACTGTTCGGTCGCGCCGGAGGCGCATGA
- a CDS encoding outer membrane lipoprotein-sorting protein: MRAKRPPLETSRMALLSCIRPAARPTCFLHPAAVPNRLASLARAVLASVALGSAFLVAQPAFAQDAASIVEKADSIRFPREAFQVEVSITSNSASGEEFRKFRILSKGSSNTIIQTIEPASERGQILLMKERDLWAFLPTVSQPVRLSLAQRLTGQVANGDLARANFSGDYTPRLIGVEKIDGVDHHALELTAVDRSVTYARVLYWVRANNGAPHKAEFYSVSGKLLKTCIYDEYKTLGGKLRPTRLVMQDALREGDQSVLEYSALQLRELPDKIFTKEYLKKVE; the protein is encoded by the coding sequence TTGAGGGCGAAACGCCCGCCACTGGAGACATCACGAATGGCATTGCTTTCCTGCATCCGTCCGGCTGCACGGCCGACATGCTTCCTGCACCCTGCAGCCGTCCCGAATCGCCTGGCATCGCTTGCGCGCGCCGTACTCGCTTCTGTCGCACTCGGTTCGGCATTTCTTGTTGCCCAGCCTGCCTTTGCTCAGGATGCCGCGAGTATAGTGGAAAAGGCCGACTCGATCCGCTTCCCGCGTGAGGCCTTCCAGGTCGAAGTCAGCATCACGTCGAACAGCGCGAGCGGTGAAGAATTCCGCAAGTTCAGGATTCTGTCCAAGGGCAGCAGCAACACGATCATCCAGACCATCGAACCGGCGTCCGAGCGCGGACAGATACTGCTGATGAAGGAACGCGACCTGTGGGCATTCCTTCCGACCGTGTCGCAGCCCGTACGCCTGTCCCTCGCCCAGCGGCTGACCGGTCAGGTTGCCAACGGTGACTTGGCGCGTGCCAATTTTTCCGGTGACTACACGCCCAGACTGATCGGCGTCGAGAAGATCGACGGCGTCGATCACCACGCACTGGAGCTCACGGCAGTGGATCGCTCGGTGACCTACGCCCGCGTTCTGTACTGGGTCCGTGCGAACAATGGCGCGCCGCACAAGGCTGAATTCTATTCAGTCTCCGGAAAGCTGCTGAAAACCTGTATTTACGACGAGTACAAGACCTTGGGCGGAAAATTGCGTCCGACGCGACTGGTCATGCAGGATGCCCTCAGGGAAGGCGATCAATCTGTGCTTGAATACAGTGCATTGCAGTTGCGCGAACTCCCGGACAAGATATTCACAAAGGAATATCTGAAGAAGGTGGAGTAG
- a CDS encoding PEP-CTERM/exosortase system-associated acyltransferase — protein MFLLEVGNLKENFAKYFSVEAAVTEELKHEVFRVRHAVYCEELGYENTNPDHQETDSYDARSLHIALRAQAHGRIVGCVRLVQCDPDTPEKLLPFEKLCTDAIDRSIIDPAQVDRRAIVEISRLAVLSDYRKRKGDSGSPMAISEEDMGTRDQPRFPYIPVGLYLGLLVAAELHGIEHLFTLTEARLARHLSALGFRIHLIGRAIEHRGKRVPSVIYRTELMAHLPPFMQPLYDQMKQDMSRQYACEPA, from the coding sequence ATGTTTCTGCTCGAAGTCGGAAACCTAAAAGAGAATTTCGCGAAGTATTTTTCGGTGGAAGCGGCCGTCACCGAGGAACTCAAGCACGAGGTGTTTCGCGTCAGGCACGCGGTGTATTGCGAAGAGCTCGGCTACGAAAACACCAATCCCGACCACCAGGAAACCGACAGCTACGATGCGCGTTCGCTGCACATTGCGTTGCGCGCTCAGGCACACGGCCGCATCGTCGGCTGTGTCCGGCTGGTCCAGTGCGATCCCGATACGCCGGAAAAGCTGCTGCCATTCGAGAAGCTCTGCACCGACGCCATAGACCGGTCGATCATCGATCCGGCGCAGGTGGATCGACGTGCCATAGTCGAAATTTCGCGCCTGGCGGTGTTGTCCGACTACCGCAAGCGGAAGGGCGACAGCGGCAGCCCGATGGCGATTTCCGAAGAAGACATGGGCACGCGCGATCAGCCGCGTTTCCCCTACATACCGGTGGGTCTGTATCTGGGCCTGCTCGTAGCCGCGGAACTGCACGGCATAGAACACCTGTTCACGCTCACCGAAGCGCGGCTGGCACGGCACCTGTCCGCGCTGGGCTTCCGCATCCATCTGATCGGCCGGGCGATCGAACATCGCGGCAAGCGCGTGCCTTCGGTCATCTACCGCACCGAGCTGATGGCACACCTGCCGCCCTTCATGCAGCCGCTGTACGACCAGATGAAACAGGACATGTCGCGCCAGTACGCGTGCGAGCCGGCCTGA
- a CDS encoding YceI family protein, translating to MKTTHPLLQHLYRPLLVALACGTFGTTAQAEPRTYDIDPDHFSIGFGVAHIGYADILGMFLKGKGSFVYDEQTRKLSSGRVVVSADSVFSNHKARDNHIRENDFLDAKQHPDIVFEATGYETTGPTAGKLAGKLTLLGQTRPVTLDVTLNKAASYPFGHKKHTLGISARTAIRRSEWGMTYGVEKGLVGDEVALTFELEAIRQ from the coding sequence ATGAAAACGACGCATCCGCTGCTGCAGCATCTGTATCGCCCGCTGCTCGTCGCGCTGGCCTGCGGCACATTCGGCACTACGGCACAGGCCGAACCGCGGACCTATGACATCGATCCCGATCACTTCTCGATCGGCTTCGGGGTTGCGCACATCGGCTACGCCGACATCCTCGGTATGTTCCTGAAGGGCAAGGGCAGCTTCGTCTATGACGAACAGACCCGCAAGCTGAGCTCGGGCCGCGTGGTGGTGTCGGCCGACAGCGTGTTCAGCAATCACAAGGCGCGCGACAACCACATTCGCGAGAACGATTTTCTGGATGCCAAGCAGCATCCGGACATCGTGTTCGAAGCGACGGGCTACGAGACGACCGGCCCGACCGCCGGCAAGCTGGCCGGAAAGCTCACGCTGCTCGGCCAGACCCGGCCGGTCACGCTGGACGTGACGCTGAACAAGGCCGCCAGTTATCCGTTCGGCCACAAGAAGCACACGCTGGGCATTTCGGCGCGCACGGCGATACGGCGAAGCGAATGGGGCATGACCTACGGCGTGGAAAAGGGGCTGGTCGGCGATGAAGTGGCACTGACCTTCGAGCTGGAGGCGATCAGGCAGTAG
- a CDS encoding ThiF family adenylyltransferase — MNHSAFDYNEAFSRNLGWFTEVEQQKLRTSTVAIAGLGGVGGIHLLTLARLGVGRFHIADFDTFDVANFNRQVGATMSTLGQRKLDVLAAQARDINPEVELKLFPLGVSAESPDDFLRGADIYIDGLDFFAFSARRATFAACHRLRIPAVTAAPLGMGSALLVFLPDRMSFEAYFRLEGCDETEQALRFLVGLAPAGLHRPYLVEPSRIDLAARRGPSTMIACNLCAGFAAAEGIKLLLGRGEVRAAPWGLQYDAFRNKLVRTWRPGGNNHPLQRLIMSIGRRQLARKPSV, encoded by the coding sequence ATGAATCACTCCGCATTTGACTATAACGAAGCATTCAGCAGGAATCTTGGGTGGTTTACCGAGGTTGAGCAGCAAAAACTGCGCACCAGCACGGTCGCCATCGCCGGGCTGGGCGGTGTTGGAGGGATCCACCTGCTGACGTTGGCGCGACTCGGGGTCGGTCGCTTCCACATCGCGGACTTCGACACCTTCGACGTCGCCAACTTCAACCGGCAGGTAGGCGCCACGATGAGTACGCTGGGGCAACGCAAGCTTGACGTACTGGCCGCCCAGGCGCGAGACATCAACCCTGAAGTCGAGCTGAAGCTTTTTCCTCTGGGCGTTTCGGCCGAATCTCCCGACGACTTCCTGCGCGGTGCGGATATATATATAGACGGGCTCGATTTCTTCGCCTTTTCGGCGCGCCGCGCGACCTTTGCAGCCTGTCATCGGCTGCGCATTCCGGCTGTCACTGCAGCGCCGCTTGGCATGGGTTCGGCCCTGCTCGTCTTCCTGCCCGACCGGATGAGTTTCGAAGCGTACTTCCGGCTCGAAGGGTGCGACGAAACCGAACAGGCGCTGCGCTTTCTCGTCGGTCTGGCGCCGGCAGGCCTGCACCGCCCGTATCTGGTCGAACCCTCGCGCATCGATCTGGCAGCGCGACGAGGCCCGTCGACCATGATTGCGTGCAACCTGTGCGCGGGTTTTGCCGCCGCCGAAGGCATCAAGCTGCTGCTTGGCCGCGGCGAGGTGCGCGCTGCACCCTGGGGCCTGCAGTACGACGCCTTCCGCAACAAGCTGGTGCGCACCTGGCGGCCGGGCGGCAACAACCACCCGCTGCAACGGCTGATCATGTCCATCGGTCGTCGTCAGCTCGCACGCAAACCTTCGGTCTGA
- a CDS encoding nitroreductase family protein encodes MRVIEQILDLARWAPSGDNTQPWRFEILADDHVLIHGFDTRHDCVYDLEGHASQLAHGALLETLRIAATRHGLRAGWTRRAGTPDTHLLYDVRLQPDPTLREDPLLAYIEKRSVQRRPMPGARLTHAERTALESAALPLKVRWFESRSERWSIARLNFANAKIRLTIREAYEVHKRVIDWGARFSEDRIPEAAVGVDPMTAKMMKWVMHSWPRVEFFNAWLAGTFAPRVQLDLIPGIACSAHACLIAPEPMETVEQRVNAGAAVQRFWLTCEQLGLQHQPEMTPLIFSHYTRSGLRFTTSDSALTSARALSDTLESMLGKGDLDRAAWLCRVGRSRGAPGRSLRKTLQRLRAGLT; translated from the coding sequence ATGCGCGTCATCGAACAGATCCTCGACCTGGCCCGATGGGCTCCGAGCGGCGACAACACCCAGCCCTGGCGCTTCGAAATCCTGGCCGACGACCATGTACTGATCCACGGCTTCGACACGCGCCACGACTGCGTGTATGACCTGGAAGGCCACGCCAGCCAGCTTGCGCACGGCGCACTGCTCGAAACACTGCGCATCGCCGCCACCCGGCACGGCCTGCGGGCCGGGTGGACTCGCCGGGCCGGCACGCCGGATACCCATCTGCTGTACGACGTACGACTGCAGCCCGACCCGACATTGAGGGAAGATCCACTCCTTGCATATATAGAGAAGCGAAGCGTGCAGCGACGCCCCATGCCAGGCGCCCGCCTGACACATGCCGAGCGCACTGCACTGGAAAGCGCGGCGCTTCCGCTCAAGGTACGCTGGTTCGAATCAAGATCGGAACGCTGGTCGATCGCCCGTTTGAATTTCGCCAACGCCAAGATCCGCCTGACCATCCGCGAAGCGTACGAAGTCCACAAGCGGGTGATCGATTGGGGCGCGCGGTTCAGCGAGGATCGCATTCCCGAAGCGGCTGTCGGTGTGGACCCGATGACGGCGAAAATGATGAAGTGGGTCATGCACAGCTGGCCGCGTGTCGAGTTTTTTAACGCGTGGCTCGCCGGTACCTTCGCGCCGCGCGTCCAGCTCGACCTGATTCCCGGCATCGCATGCTCGGCGCACGCCTGCCTGATCGCGCCGGAGCCCATGGAAACAGTCGAGCAGCGGGTGAACGCCGGCGCCGCGGTTCAACGCTTCTGGCTGACCTGCGAACAGCTCGGCCTGCAGCACCAGCCGGAAATGACACCCCTCATTTTCAGCCACTACACGCGCAGCGGGCTGCGCTTCACGACGTCCGACAGCGCACTGACCAGCGCTCGTGCGCTGAGCGATACGCTTGAATCCATGCTCGGCAAGGGTGATCTTGATCGCGCGGCATGGCTATGCCGTGTGGGCCGGTCCCGCGGCGCCCCGGGACGCTCATTGCGCAAGACCTTGCAACGTCTTCGAGCGGGCTTGACGTGA